Part of the Nicotiana sylvestris chromosome 5, ASM39365v2, whole genome shotgun sequence genome is shown below.
atatatgatAAAAAAAGTAAATAATTAATATGACCGGTAAAATTCCCCAAATAATAAGCAAGATGCAAGGGTATGCAAAGGCATTTCATTAGCTAGTCGAATAGCTCATCACGTGAATACTCCAACATGACATTTTTTTCAAACCAGAATATAAAAACCATCTGGCATtaattatttgaaacacaaactGATATCGGACGAGGTGTGAATCATGTGGTCATTCCACTTAATATCTGTCATTTTAACCAAAAAGATATTCGTATATTAATAAGGTGATCTATATAATCAATGACATCTTCATGAATTTGGACCGACAAATCGAAATCTttttaaggaaaaaaataataatattataaATGAGAAAAAAGGATCCTTTTTGTTTACTCTTTCATgccctcctttttttttttgcttgccCTTCACATGTGATTAATCACATTTGTTGTCTAATCCCAAAAATTCCAAGTTATCTCTcgatactccctccggtccaaaataagtgatttttggccttttttttgtggtccaaaataagtgattttttcagatttcaagaatgaattaattatttttttcctatattgtccgtggagtaaatagtgttggaatatgtgttaggagtatttatgtgagataataaaggttaatatggtcaattccattgttaattaatactaaaatgtgaatttcttaatatgtgtgaaaacatccaaaaaatcacttattttggaccggagggagtaattgtaaaaaggctctaacttgccaattttaaattaattaaattagaTTATTAATCAAGCAAGGAATGAGTCCACTGGAACTACAACCGAAGAATAAACAGTGCATTACTCGTAGCAATTACTAAGTACTGTCGTCTACAAAAGCAATAATAGGTAATAAGAGAGGGGGCTTCAATCACTTCCTTTCTAACAAATTTGAAGTTTGTGGGTTCGAGATTCCAAATTTTTTAAGTTACTgcgttctaaattaataatttatacatatttaataaataTTTTAAGACATATACATGATTTGCACCAAAGCCACTGGGTTCGGTCGAACCCATATCTCCTACTCTCCCTCCGCCCCTGAAAACATGACAAAAGTAACTTGACAGCTTTTATTAATACATTCCAGAACCAAAAACTAGCAAGCAATAAATAAACTTATCTGAAGAAGGGTTGTTACAtgatcttcaaaaaaaaaaacaagcaaTAGATGAATTTATTAGAATAAGAGGTTGTTACAAGATcttcaaaaaagaaaatagcgTCTGTCATACATAATCAAATATCAAATAAGTGATTTTGGAGAGATCAAACTCTCTGTATAAACTAGTCCTTTCATAAAGGTAGGACATTGAGGcgggacctcaaatggtcctttgGATGTCCTATATACAGAACCAAAATATTGAAAATGTCTGCAGCGTAGCAACACTTCACCATCCGCAAACATATAAAGCGGTCTGGCTGAAAAAAAAAGGTCATAGCCTTGTATTGTATGCAATTCAGTCCAAGATTCCTTGACACCATAGTCTTTCATTACCCACAACTTAAAAGGGACGTACCTACTAAATCTGTAATATGTATAATAAAAACAAAGCATTCCTCCCAATACTAAAACGCCCTGGTCGATGAACTTGGCGTTGTATGTATTGCACATTTGCTCTATCAAGGGTATCTCTCCGTACACCTCACTTGAAATATTAAGTGAAATGATAGTAGAACATCGTGATAAACCAACCCAATGAAATGCTCCATGTACAAATGCCAAAGAATCCATACCACAATCCATAGCACCACCCGATACACGGTGGATACCAATAGGATATTTACAAATTTTTCTCCAAGAACCACTTTTTAGCGCAAGAATTTCAACAGATACATCCTGATCGATGCACGCGTCTAGGTTAATCGCAACGATCTTATAGTCGTCACTAGTAGAATCATATCCAATCCCGCATACACAATCATTAAATGGAGATTCTGGATGGGGAAGTTCTATTGATTCTCTTGTGGAGGGGTTCCACAGCAAAAGGTGTCTACCGAGTCCATCAATAGTTGCCAGAAGAACCAACCCATCACAACAACAGTAGATTGTGGAACCCACTGGTTTGTGGTTTGAAGGCCAATAAAGTGTTTGTTCATCCACAACAACTTGAAGTGACGATAAAGAAGAAGAATAGAAGCTACAAATATGATCCTTAAACCTGCACTTTGGGCTAATAAGAAGTTTTTGAGAACTTCGGTCATTCTTGGCATGATTGAGATGCTTCTTCTTAAAGTATGGATCAGAGATTGATGCCTTCCACAATTTCGAAACGCATGTGAATTGAAAGAGATACCGCACGGGTAACCTGGCGAGGATCTCCATAACTATGTCCTCCTCGAATTGGATTCCCATGGCCTAGATAGGACAAGGAAAGTGCTTTAGTAGTTCACTAGTCGAAGATGTTAAATCTTTCGGGCTCACAATAATATATGAAAACCAATTAAAAAAGAAAGCTCTAGCAACTAGAGTTCAAAACAGATTTTCATAGACTGCCCAATGATTGCAACAATTGTGGTAAGTATACTTGTGGAATTTTAAAGAAGAGAGTTTTGATGAATGTTAGATTCCAGTAAGCAATACTAGAGCATAACTCTCTTCTTTTCAatcacaaaattaaaaaaaaacaataaaacgTTGTTAGCTACTCTTTACGTGAAAAATATTATCTTTAACCTGCCAGGGAAAATGTCAAAGAATTTAAGTAAAACCACCCTAAAATCAGAACTAACCTGATCAACAATATCCATCTGCTCTATAGCATTATTTGACACGCTCTTCCCtgcaattaattaaaacaagttgtggCTGCTTAGCAACATATATAAATAAAGCAGAATAGGAGGAATCTCCTTTGCAGAAATAGTtttaaaacacacacacacacacacagagcagAAGCAGAAAGAGATACCTTTGGAGATGTGATTAAACTTTTGgatggaatctcctctactgctAGTAATAATCTGATTGAAAAGATTAGCCTTTTTTGTATTAGCAACGGATTTCTTCATCGCCTTTTGTATCTTTGGAGCAGAAGTATTTGATAATTTacctcattcttcttcttcatcgcGATTAATTGAATACTAGGGCTTCTAATTAGATTGAAAAAATTCAGTCTTTTTTCGCTCGACTCGTCCTTCCTGGAGCTTCGATTCGGAAATGCTTGCTAGGGTTTCTCGTTGGATATGTGGTTGCCCTCATTCATGACTCATAAGCCGGTTCGGGTCGGATCCTCATGGGCCTGGCCCAATAATTGCAGCCCACCCTAAAATCAGAACTCACCTGATCAACAATATCCATCTGCTCTATAGCATTATTTGACACGCTCTTCCCTGCAATTTGTGGCTGCTTAGCAATATTTCTATTAtataaaaaaaggaaagatgGTCAATCAAGGGCATATATGTCATTTCAAAAAAAACTCCCACATTGTTTGCAATTCTTAAATGCAAATATCATTGATACACATGGGACCCACATTCCCATAACTATAACACTCCGTTAAATGTTACTCCATGTTGATTGCTTTTtcacaagaggggttgctcttcTGGTAAGCAACCCctacttccaaccgagaggttgtgagttcgagtctcctcaAGAGTAATGTGGGAAgtttttggagggaaggatgtcgggggtctatttggaaacaatctctctaccctagggtaggggtaaggtctgcgtacacactacccctccccagaccccactaagtgggattatactgggttgttgttgttgctttttGTCAACTAGAAGTTTTCACAGAAAGTAAActtaattttttaaataatagTGCAACAAAAGGAGATATTGGTAAATATTTACAAGATTttcgtatttatatatatatatatatatatatatatatatatatatatatatgttaccTGTTGACCTTTTAGGTAATCCAAAATCTctcaattttcttttatttaaattgCTTGTTGCTCTTCTTGCTCTTCTTGCTCCACTATTTTCAGAAATTACTACTAGACTATACAAATTATTTATGGATATTTTTAGTTTCTCTTGATGATATGTGGTATCTAAACTAAGTTATCTATTGTATGTTAATATAAATATATACTCACTGACTCTTTGGATGGTTTATTGAACGATTAGGTATAATATAATTTATTTAGCAATGGATGTAGTAACATTTTATTAACTGTTGACCTTACAATATAAACCGTAAATAAACTATGAAATAATATATTAACTTATCTAAATATGTGCACTTATACAATTTGTTACGATAAACTGCTTTTTATCCATTAATGTCTTCTCCATTTCGTACCGTAATATAATATTGATAATGTATATGACATTGTTAAAGAGTTTGTTTTTATTAGTAATTCAGCTGAAAGGATTAAAGTATTTAGGTGCTACAATATTAATTGCAATATTTCTTCGTACACCAAATCCTTACTATCTGCTGTGATTATCTTTGAACCTTACCAAAATTACAATTCTTTAACTATATAATAAGTGAAGGACTTAGGGATGACGAAGGGCATTTTTATTAATAAAACCTAAAATGTGAGTATTCAATAGATTGCGTGGCTCTTTTATCGCTCCAAAATGTGTACGTGTTCTTTGATTGGAGACCCACGTAGGCTGTATTTTATCTTTCTTCAGGAAACTATAGAGGCCCGTCATACTCATTGTTCCACCTCAACAtttgttcattttttttaatttgattttcttttggtaTTTTATCTCAGTTATATCAGTAGTTTCTTAGAGCCTTGCTTTGACTTTCAAGGCCATTCTAACTCTTTGAGCTTAAGATTGTGTCAATACAAATCTAACTCTAATGCTCCTTTATTTTTATTTCGCTCTTAGATGAGAATGTGCACATTCAAGAAAAGCTCGATCGCTCTAACACGCACAGGGAAATGAAGAAACCAAAGTTGTTCAAGTAACTGGCTTGACATATAGAGAGAGAAATTTCTGGCAGTTTTATGATGTATAGGATCTAAGATTTTGTTGGTGATCTCTTGTGCATAGTTAAGGATTAGATTCAGTGACAATGATATTAAACACTATGCTTTTGCATGACACTTTAAATCACATGTCTTCTCAAATACTTGATTTAGAGGAAAGATAAAACATATATACTTCATTTCACTGTAGCTAATTAGAAAACTTTACACTCTTTGCAATTTGAATTGTGTCAAGCTCACAAATACCTCCTAATAGATTATAATATTATCATATTTTGGTTCAGACACCGCTAAAAGTGAAGCAAACAGTCTATATTTTCTTTAGCAAGAACAATAACAAAAATGTCAGATGTAGTTGCTACTTCTACCATTCGTTTTTATAATTTtgacgaaaataaaatattaatgaaTTTGCTAACGTGAAACTTTATGTAGCCGTTAGCCCGGGCATAACCTTACTGGTTCTATTATGTGAGTGAATTACCCGTCTCCGACACATCCTTAAAACATAATTTATGTcgccccccctcccccctccccctcccgaaaaaaaaaaatcctcaaaACATAATCTGTATTAAGAAATGAGAACAAAATAGAACAATATACTAATTGAGacaaaataaatatattttgttatttcttttcttggTATATCTTTCATAGGGTCAAAAGTTCCCTATTTATAAAGGTACAAATTCATTCACTAGTTATAAGTTAATGTACTTCTTAATTGAGTACATGAATACAAAGTACGTTAAATGGACATACAAATGCATTCACCTCACTCACATGCATTCATCtcatttataacactcccccttggatgtccatataAAAGATAATGTGCTTCGTTAAAACTTTactaggaaaacccagtgggaaaaaGCCTAGCTAAGGAAAAAGAGTATACATATCTTGTAATACGCATTGAGTCAGGAAAATCCACTTGGGACAAAATCTTggttaagggaaaaagagtacagcgCGTATTATACTCCCCCTGACGAAAGCTTTATTTGATATATCGGAGACGACACATTCCAATCTTATGTCTCAGCTTCTCAAATGTTGATGTTGCCAATGccttagtgaataaatctgctagattgtcacttgaacggatttgttgaaCATTTATCTCATCATTTTGCTGAAGATCGTGTGTGAAAAAGAACTTTGGTAAAATGTGCTTTGTTCTGTCTCCGTTGATATAtattctgtcacgacccgaactcagacctggtcgtgatggcgcctctcatgaagacaaggccaaccgacacaacacctatttttaaccctttaatcattaagagtcagttttaagcctttaattagacaaatgtttcataatataagtctgaaTGAACAGTGCGGAAACAACATACAAgtccgatatcggggtgtcactagttatgagaatctactacaactgtctaaATACATTAAGACCAACATGGTCGGGAAAAGTCAGAACTTATACATAAGGAAGAATAAAGAGGGAGGAAGCAGAGCcgcgatcgccaggcagctatcTTGCCAACTCCGATGAAACTGCCACAAAACTCAGAAATActtgaatctacacacaaggtgcagggaataatgtgagtactccaacctagtaagtaataaaagtaaataaggtctgataAGTAAGAAATGATGAATCCACTTTATGATAAACTCAGTAAGCACAacaagctttcaaatcagaatacgagtcaatcatctcatttaaaatccagtttTTGGCAAAAATCGTTTGAAGATGCTTTCCAACAATTTCAATATAGGTTCAATACAATTtataattaaagagatgaaaatcgtaatcggcccctcgggca
Proteins encoded:
- the LOC104211953 gene encoding F-box/kelch-repeat protein At3g23880-like isoform X1; translation: MKKSVANTKKANLFNQIITSSRGDSIQKFNHISKGKSVSNNAIEQMDIVDQAMGIQFEEDIVMEILARLPVRYLFQFTCVSKLWKASISDPYFKKKHLNHAKNDRSSQKLLISPKCRFKDHICSFYSSSLSSLQVVVDEQTLYWPSNHKPVGSTIYCCCDGLVLLATIDGLGRHLLLWNPSTRESIELPHPESPFNDCVCGIGYDSTSDDYKIVAINLDACIDQDVSVEILALKSGSWRKICKYPIGIHRVSGGAMDCGMDSLAFVHGAFHWVGLSRCSTIISLNISSEVYGEIPLIEQMCNTYNAKFIDQGVLVLGGMLCFYYTYYRFSRYVPFKLWVMKDYGVKESWTELHTIQGYDLFFSARPLYMFADGEVLLRCRHFQYFGSVYRTSKGPFEVPPQCPTFMKGLVYTESLISPKSLI
- the LOC104211953 gene encoding F-box/kelch-repeat protein At3g23880-like isoform X2, producing MKKKNEIITSSRGDSIQKFNHISKGKSVSNNAIEQMDIVDQAMGIQFEEDIVMEILARLPVRYLFQFTCVSKLWKASISDPYFKKKHLNHAKNDRSSQKLLISPKCRFKDHICSFYSSSLSSLQVVVDEQTLYWPSNHKPVGSTIYCCCDGLVLLATIDGLGRHLLLWNPSTRESIELPHPESPFNDCVCGIGYDSTSDDYKIVAINLDACIDQDVSVEILALKSGSWRKICKYPIGIHRVSGGAMDCGMDSLAFVHGAFHWVGLSRCSTIISLNISSEVYGEIPLIEQMCNTYNAKFIDQGVLVLGGMLCFYYTYYRFSRYVPFKLWVMKDYGVKESWTELHTIQGYDLFFSARPLYMFADGEVLLRCRHFQYFGSVYRTSKGPFEVPPQCPTFMKGLVYTESLISPKSLI